A stretch of Vairimorpha necatrix chromosome 2, complete sequence DNA encodes these proteins:
- a CDS encoding putative SP-containing protein → MYFLLISFYRCSVINETQDNLIMKQSFDFTSKNGDVYASKLIQSLKAIHLWNNSFKLPNSKNENVLKYKKFEYKKVSKKAKKLNNGIKDLNDLLDKNFIELNTQVQVICNKLFKHFVKTFNYNKIRHLEIYEEAMTLISLHKIKIEKIYSICENMEFDSNLAVFENNNIADNWKHFVKQVINYNILQNFKVVINGLEHIKNKINRNYKEQLNVLEHRN, encoded by the coding sequence atgtactttttattaattagcTTCTATAGATGCTCTGTTATAAATGAAACGCAAGATAATCTGATTATGAAGCAAAGTTTTGATTTTACTAGTAAAAATGGTGATGTTTATGCAAGTAAATTAATTCAATCTCTTAAAGCGATTCATTTATGGAATAATAGCTTTAAATTACctaattcaaaaaatgaaaatgttctcaaatataaaaaatttgaatataaaaaagtatcGAAAAAAGCcaaaaaactaaataatGGCATCAAAGATTTAAATGACttattagataaaaatttcatagAATTAAATACACAAGTACAGGTAATTTGTAACAAATTGTTTAAACATTTtgttaaaacatttaattataacaaaattagacatttagaaatatatgAAGAAGCTATGACATTGATCTCTCtgcataaaataaaaattgaaaaaatctatTCTATATGTGAAAATATGGAATTTGATTCAAACTTAGCAGTgtttgaaaataataatatcgCAGATAATTGGAAACATTTCGTGAAACAAGTAATAAACTACaatatattacaaaattttaaagtagTTATAAATGGCTTAgaacatattaaaaataaaattaacagaaattataaagaacAGTTAAATGTGTTGGAGCATCgaaattga